One region of Pararhizobium qamdonense genomic DNA includes:
- the repB gene encoding plasmid partitioning protein RepB yields MSRKDLLGVSVNVPTVAQDGPPKNRAMPLLGVTRKERDPATKLTANIGNALREQNDRLGRADEIERRLAEGQSVVDMNPADIDPSFLQDRMPGEIDGLMDSIREQGQQVPILVRPHPSLPGRYQVAFGHRRLRAVTELGLSVKAIVRDLTDEQLVVAQGQENSQRQDLTYIEKARFADRLKAQFPREVIMSAMSLHKGDVSIMLSVVSRLTGDLIDAIGAAPGVGRRSWADLADFLEKNDRFGEATEFVSSDDMRRLPSDDRFKALLSYLKPKAKKADPFIWKTSSGVPLAKVTKANAKLDISIDTRKAPEFAAFVLEHLTALFEEHRSKARAKDQQTNGE; encoded by the coding sequence ATGAGCCGGAAGGATCTCCTCGGCGTTTCCGTAAACGTCCCGACTGTCGCGCAGGATGGCCCGCCAAAAAACCGCGCCATGCCGCTTCTGGGCGTCACTCGCAAGGAACGCGATCCCGCGACCAAGCTGACGGCCAATATTGGCAACGCCTTGCGTGAGCAGAACGACCGGCTCGGACGTGCCGATGAAATCGAGCGGCGCCTGGCAGAAGGTCAGTCCGTGGTGGACATGAACCCTGCGGATATCGATCCGTCCTTTCTGCAGGACCGCATGCCGGGTGAAATCGACGGCCTGATGGATTCTATTCGCGAGCAGGGCCAGCAAGTGCCTATCCTCGTGCGCCCTCACCCGTCTTTGCCTGGACGTTACCAGGTCGCATTCGGCCACCGCCGCCTTCGCGCCGTGACGGAACTCGGCCTGTCCGTAAAGGCAATCGTTAGGGATTTGACGGACGAGCAACTCGTTGTCGCGCAGGGCCAGGAAAACAGCCAGCGTCAGGATTTGACCTATATTGAAAAGGCGCGCTTTGCAGACCGGCTGAAGGCGCAGTTTCCGCGAGAAGTGATCATGTCGGCCATGTCGCTCCACAAGGGCGATGTGTCGATCATGCTTTCCGTGGTTTCGCGCTTAACCGGAGACTTGATCGACGCGATTGGGGCCGCGCCGGGAGTAGGGCGCCGCAGTTGGGCAGACCTCGCGGACTTCCTGGAAAAAAACGATCGCTTCGGAGAAGCGACGGAATTCGTTTCTTCCGATGATATGCGCCGCCTGCCCTCAGATGACCGGTTCAAGGCCTTGCTCAGCTATTTGAAGCCAAAAGCGAAGAAGGCCGATCCTTTTATCTGGAAGACCAGTTCGGGTGTACCTTTGGCAAAGGTGACGAAAGCCAATGCCAAGCTCGACATTTCCATCGACACGCGAAAAGCCCCGGAATTTGCGGCCTTCGTGCTTGAACATTTAACCGCGCTGTTTGAGGAGCATCGCTCCAAAGCCCGCGCAAAAGATCAACAGACCAACGGAGAGTAA
- the repC gene encoding plasmid replication protein RepC produces MQLGSVTTPFGRRPMTLAHVRRQVALADIKPGKTADKWKILRDASASMSMLGIQSNSLAVLDALLSFHPETELREGANLIVFPSNIQLALRAHGMAGATLRRHLAVLVDAGLIARKDSANGKRYARKGSSGTIETAFGFDLSPLLARAEELAISAQQVVADRVALKAARENLTICRRDTRKLISAALAESADGDWLAIEAMYITLVEKFPASPTLETVTYLLDKMRRLQEEVLKRLTFNEKSGNLSSNDGHIEQHIQNSHTNYPTEFEPSARADLAPKSSNVPLHTKPMKNFPLGLVLRACPAILDYGPGGDIGNWRDLMSAAVVVRSVLGVSPAAYQDACMAMGQENAAVAMAAILERASLIKSAGGYLRDLTRRAERGEFSLGPMVMALLRYGGDGDKRLG; encoded by the coding sequence ATGCAGTTAGGAAGTGTGACGACGCCGTTCGGGCGGCGGCCGATGACGCTTGCGCATGTGCGGCGGCAAGTGGCATTGGCTGATATCAAGCCGGGCAAGACAGCAGACAAATGGAAAATCTTGCGAGACGCCTCCGCGTCGATGAGCATGCTCGGGATACAATCCAACAGCCTTGCGGTGCTGGACGCACTCTTGAGCTTCCATCCGGAGACCGAGCTGCGCGAAGGCGCCAATCTTATCGTCTTCCCGTCAAACATTCAGCTGGCGCTCCGGGCCCATGGAATGGCCGGCGCAACGCTCCGCCGTCACCTCGCCGTGTTGGTGGACGCCGGCTTGATCGCACGCAAGGACAGCGCAAACGGTAAACGCTACGCCCGCAAGGGCAGCTCAGGCACCATTGAAACGGCCTTCGGCTTCGACCTCTCACCTCTCCTCGCCCGCGCCGAAGAACTGGCCATTTCAGCCCAACAGGTAGTGGCCGACAGGGTCGCGTTGAAGGCAGCAAGAGAAAACCTGACAATATGCCGCCGCGATACCCGCAAACTCATCAGCGCCGCCCTCGCTGAAAGTGCTGACGGCGATTGGCTGGCGATCGAGGCCATGTACATTACCCTCGTCGAAAAATTCCCGGCATCGCCAACGCTGGAGACTGTCACATACCTACTTGATAAAATGCGGAGACTTCAGGAAGAGGTTCTCAAGAGACTGACTTTCAATGAAAAATCAGGAAATCTGAGCAGCAATGATGGTCATATTGAGCAGCACATACAGAATTCACATACCAATTATCCTACTGAATTTGAACCAAGCGCTCGAGCAGATCTGGCGCCAAAATCGAGTAATGTGCCACTCCACACAAAACCGATGAAGAATTTCCCACTCGGATTGGTCTTGAGGGCCTGCCCTGCGATCCTCGACTATGGACCGGGTGGAGATATCGGCAACTGGCGGGACCTAATGTCTGCGGCTGTCGTGGTTCGATCCGTTCTGGGGGTAAGTCCTGCAGCCTATCAAGATGCGTGCATGGCAATGGGTCAAGAGAACGCTGCCGTCGCAATGGCCGCTATCCTTGAACGAGCCAGCTTGATCAAGTCAGCCGGTGGATATCTGCGAGATTTGACCCGGCGAGCAGAACGAGGCGAGTTTTCGCTCGGGCCGATGGTTATGGCTTTACTGAGATACGGAGGTGACGGGGATAAACGATTGGGCTGA
- a CDS encoding TonB-dependent receptor, giving the protein MLAASANAQEEQRNGQAGRQGRNANVVNGNATALEKIVVTGRSNGEAVSTSTMGQPPAPYAGGEVATGASLGMLGNRPVRETPFSVTALTSKLIRDQQAQTVADLTLNDPSVRQDAPIFSERDSFFIRGFSVTNLDTFYDGLPYLANPRRSFLEGIERVEILKGPTAFVNGGLGRVGGTINLVPKRATDEPLTRVTTTYMSDSQLGTHLDFGRRYGPEGEWGVRFNGAYRGGDTRLDHNETEVGVAALGLDYRGDRVRASLDVTASKQDINAPTSLFNGAVPGIEIPEAPDGAINTASPFEYHDSTHRMISGRVEFDILDNTTIYAAGGASRYREDFLTSSYTILNSNGDATASLAIQPQQIQGFSGEVGLRSEFDTGPVGHQLAISVSKSLNENYRGSFLPGALGLPPAYPTNIYDPVYLPDGSVDTSGFPRSNDLVLFADLLSTSVAISDTLSFFDDRFLLTVGGRYQDIRSRGFNTRPGNPAFPVGDRNYLYEEDRFSPAVAAVVNITDDLAVYANYVEALTEGPIAPATAVNANEVFAPYVHDQKEIGIKYDLGSFMLTAALFEIRQKNGFTNPVTNVFSVDGLQVNRGIELSVFGEPVSGVRLLGGVTFMDAQLKKTAGGTFDGNEVPGVPKTAISLYGEYDTPFVEGMTLTGRVVYGGSTYYDRANTQKVDDWTRIDLGARYVYERENGKPIEFRANVANVFNENYWASSARGFLSGGAPRTLMFSTSVDF; this is encoded by the coding sequence ATATTGGCTGCGTCTGCGAACGCGCAGGAAGAACAGCGAAATGGGCAGGCCGGCCGCCAGGGCAGAAACGCGAATGTCGTGAATGGAAATGCGACGGCGCTGGAAAAGATCGTTGTAACCGGGCGCAGCAATGGAGAGGCGGTGTCCACCAGTACGATGGGACAGCCTCCAGCGCCTTACGCGGGCGGTGAGGTGGCGACGGGCGCAAGCCTTGGCATGCTGGGAAACCGGCCGGTTCGCGAGACGCCGTTCAGCGTTACCGCGCTGACGTCCAAGCTCATTCGTGATCAGCAGGCGCAGACCGTTGCGGATTTGACGCTGAACGATCCCTCTGTGCGCCAGGACGCGCCGATCTTTAGCGAACGCGACTCGTTCTTCATCCGCGGCTTCTCGGTCACCAATCTCGATACATTCTACGATGGCCTTCCGTATCTCGCCAATCCGCGGCGCAGCTTCCTTGAAGGCATCGAGCGCGTCGAGATCCTGAAAGGGCCGACCGCGTTCGTCAATGGTGGTTTAGGCCGTGTGGGCGGCACGATCAATCTCGTTCCCAAGCGCGCAACCGACGAGCCGCTGACACGGGTGACGACGACCTATATGTCGGATTCACAGCTTGGCACGCATCTCGACTTTGGTCGCCGCTACGGGCCGGAAGGTGAATGGGGGGTGCGGTTCAATGGCGCCTATCGCGGCGGTGATACGCGGCTTGATCACAATGAAACCGAAGTGGGCGTTGCAGCCCTTGGACTGGATTACCGGGGCGACCGGGTGCGCGCCTCGCTCGATGTCACTGCCTCGAAACAGGACATCAACGCGCCGACATCGCTTTTCAACGGCGCGGTTCCCGGCATCGAGATCCCAGAGGCACCGGACGGCGCGATCAATACGGCCAGCCCGTTCGAATATCATGACAGCACCCATCGCATGATTTCAGGCCGCGTCGAGTTCGACATTCTCGACAATACGACGATCTATGCCGCAGGCGGTGCCAGCCGCTACCGGGAGGACTTTTTGACGTCGTCCTATACGATCCTCAATTCGAACGGCGATGCGACGGCGAGCCTTGCCATCCAGCCGCAGCAAATCCAGGGATTTTCAGGAGAAGTCGGCCTGCGCTCGGAATTCGACACGGGGCCGGTTGGCCACCAGCTGGCGATTTCGGTGTCGAAAAGCCTCAACGAAAACTATCGCGGCAGCTTCCTCCCGGGCGCGCTCGGCCTGCCGCCTGCCTATCCCACAAACATCTACGATCCCGTCTACCTGCCGGATGGCTCGGTCGATACGAGCGGTTTCCCGCGCTCAAACGACCTCGTCCTGTTTGCCGATCTTCTCTCCACCAGCGTCGCCATCTCGGACACGCTCTCCTTCTTCGACGACCGGTTTCTGCTAACAGTTGGTGGCCGCTATCAGGATATCCGTTCCAGAGGGTTCAATACGCGTCCCGGCAATCCGGCCTTCCCGGTGGGAGACAGAAACTACCTCTACGAGGAGGATCGTTTCAGCCCGGCCGTGGCCGCCGTGGTCAACATCACCGACGACCTGGCCGTCTATGCCAATTACGTCGAGGCCCTGACGGAAGGCCCGATCGCGCCAGCCACGGCAGTGAACGCGAACGAGGTGTTTGCACCCTATGTTCACGACCAGAAAGAGATCGGCATCAAGTATGATCTCGGCTCCTTCATGCTCACGGCTGCCCTGTTCGAGATCCGTCAGAAAAACGGCTTTACCAATCCCGTCACAAATGTGTTCTCCGTCGATGGCTTGCAGGTCAACCGCGGCATCGAGCTTTCCGTCTTCGGCGAGCCGGTGAGCGGCGTGCGCCTTTTGGGAGGCGTGACGTTCATGGACGCACAACTGAAGAAAACGGCGGGCGGAACGTTCGACGGCAATGAGGTTCCCGGCGTGCCGAAGACGGCGATCAGTCTTTACGGCGAGTATGACACGCCCTTTGTCGAGGGCATGACCCTGACGGGCCGCGTCGTCTATGGTGGCAGCACCTATTACGACCGGGCCAACACGCAAAAGGTCGATGACTGGACCCGCATCGATCTCGGTGCCCGTTACGTCTATGAACGGGAAAACGGCAAGCCGATCGAATTCCGTGCGAATGTCGCGAACGTTTTCAACGAAAACTATTGGGCCTCGTCGGCTCGCGGCTTCCTCTCCGGAGGCGCACCGCGCACGCTGATGTTCTCCACGTCGGTTGATTTCTAA
- a CDS encoding VOC family protein — protein sequence MAKFVHSMIRVLDEARSVDFYGRAFNLKVADRFDFENFTLVYLSNHENTFELELTVNKGQDGPYAPGNGYGHSAFVVDDVDAEHARFEEAGFSPRKLVDFEHDGRKLARFFFVQDPDGYQIEVIQKQGRYR from the coding sequence ATGGCGAAGTTTGTGCACAGCATGATCAGGGTGTTGGATGAGGCCCGCTCAGTTGATTTCTATGGACGCGCCTTCAATTTGAAGGTTGCGGATCGTTTCGATTTTGAGAATTTCACACTCGTCTATCTCTCCAATCACGAAAATACCTTCGAACTCGAACTGACCGTCAACAAAGGGCAGGACGGGCCATACGCGCCTGGCAACGGCTATGGGCATTCCGCCTTTGTCGTGGATGATGTCGATGCCGAACATGCCCGTTTCGAGGAAGCTGGGTTTTCTCCGCGCAAACTGGTGGATTTCGAACATGACGGCCGCAAGCTGGCGCGGTTTTTCTTCGTCCAGGACCCGGACGGCTACCAGATCGAGGTCATTCAAAAACAGGGAAGGTATCGCTGA
- a CDS encoding GMC family oxidoreductase: protein MKQIAKDEQAVVIIGSGAGGGTLAYELTKAGIACVLLEAGAYLKNEDYHNNEWEAFQQMAWLDARTTSGSWRIAKDFPGLPAWIVKAVGGSTTHWSGATPRFKDYEFKARTTYGEIAGATLLDWPITLADLAPYYDKAEIAMGSTHRHGRPALPANNNYKVFANGAERVGYKLYATGPYATNAEPYDGRPASIQDGFNFQGDKSKAKWSTLVREIPRALETGLLDLRPESHVVRITHDTSGKVDTVVYADKSGALHEQAAKIVCVAGNSIETARLLLLSESSRFPKGLANSSDQVGRNYMRHLTGSVYARFDKPVHMYRGETMAGIIADESVHKPDRGFAGGYYMETLSLGPSFLAAFAEPGAWGPEFAEIMDAYDNTAGMWIVGEDMPQATNRITLSATVKDQWGLAAPNVHFDDHANDVAMRTYAYDHAQKLYAAVGAIDSHRTPPYPSTHNLGTCRMSEKAEDGVVDRWGRAHDVPNLFVSDGSVMTTGAAANPTLTIVALAIRQAEYIADELKKGNI from the coding sequence ATGAAACAGATCGCAAAAGACGAACAGGCTGTCGTGATCATCGGATCGGGAGCGGGCGGCGGGACGTTGGCCTATGAGCTGACCAAGGCGGGTATTGCCTGCGTTCTTCTCGAAGCCGGCGCCTATCTGAAGAACGAAGACTACCACAATAACGAATGGGAAGCGTTCCAGCAGATGGCTTGGCTTGACGCTCGCACCACCAGCGGTTCCTGGCGGATAGCCAAGGACTTCCCCGGCCTGCCAGCGTGGATCGTCAAGGCCGTCGGCGGTTCGACCACCCATTGGTCGGGTGCAACGCCGCGCTTCAAGGACTATGAATTCAAGGCGCGCACAACCTATGGCGAAATCGCCGGGGCGACGCTGCTCGACTGGCCGATTACGCTCGCCGATCTGGCGCCCTACTATGACAAGGCGGAGATCGCGATGGGATCGACCCATCGCCATGGCCGCCCGGCACTGCCGGCCAACAACAACTATAAAGTCTTTGCAAACGGCGCTGAACGCGTTGGCTACAAGCTCTATGCGACCGGGCCTTACGCGACAAATGCCGAGCCCTATGACGGCCGGCCGGCATCGATCCAGGACGGTTTCAACTTCCAGGGCGACAAGAGCAAGGCCAAGTGGAGCACGCTCGTGCGCGAAATCCCTAGAGCTCTGGAGACAGGTCTTTTGGACTTGCGCCCGGAAAGTCATGTCGTGCGAATAACCCATGACACGTCCGGAAAGGTCGATACGGTCGTTTACGCAGATAAAAGCGGCGCGCTGCATGAGCAGGCTGCCAAAATCGTTTGCGTCGCCGGCAATTCCATCGAAACGGCACGGTTGCTGCTACTGAGCGAAAGCAGCAGGTTCCCCAAAGGACTAGCCAACAGCTCGGACCAGGTGGGCCGCAACTACATGCGGCATCTGACCGGATCCGTCTACGCACGATTCGACAAGCCCGTGCATATGTACCGGGGCGAGACCATGGCCGGTATCATTGCGGACGAGTCCGTTCACAAACCCGATCGCGGGTTTGCCGGCGGCTATTACATGGAAACGCTGTCTCTGGGTCCGTCATTCCTTGCCGCCTTTGCCGAGCCGGGTGCATGGGGTCCGGAGTTTGCTGAAATCATGGATGCCTATGACAACACGGCGGGCATGTGGATCGTCGGCGAGGACATGCCGCAGGCAACGAACCGCATTACTCTTTCCGCTACCGTCAAAGACCAATGGGGCCTTGCCGCCCCAAACGTGCATTTTGACGATCACGCCAATGATGTGGCGATGCGGACATATGCCTATGATCACGCACAAAAGCTCTACGCGGCTGTTGGCGCCATCGATTCCCACCGCACTCCGCCCTATCCTTCGACCCATAACCTTGGGACATGCCGCATGAGCGAGAAGGCGGAAGACGGGGTTGTCGACAGATGGGGCCGCGCGCATGACGTTCCCAACCTGTTCGTCTCGGACGGATCGGTGATGACGACGGGCGCTGCCGCCAACCCGACCTTGACGATCGTCGCACTGGCCATCCGGCAGGCCGAATATATCGCGGATGAGCTCAAGAAGGGCAATATCTGA
- a CDS encoding ribbon-helix-helix domain-containing protein, which produces MCRLFIGANSQLWESQTRSIRMDGMVTSVRLETMFWTVLEGVAAKDDMNVPQLLHQLYNESIDEGHDLGNFTSFLRVCCLRYIDLQLKGLLAPNGQNILSTDEILTMEAKLHHLQTEKVTVPSQKH; this is translated from the coding sequence GTGTGCAGATTGTTCATCGGCGCAAATTCGCAGCTTTGGGAAAGCCAGACGCGCTCCATCCGCATGGATGGAATGGTGACGAGCGTACGGCTTGAGACGATGTTCTGGACAGTGCTGGAAGGGGTCGCCGCAAAAGACGACATGAATGTTCCCCAGCTTCTGCACCAGCTCTACAACGAGTCCATCGACGAGGGTCACGATCTCGGCAATTTCACATCGTTCCTAAGGGTCTGTTGCCTCCGGTATATCGATCTCCAGCTTAAAGGCCTTCTGGCGCCGAACGGTCAGAATATCCTCTCGACGGACGAGATCCTCACCATGGAGGCAAAACTCCACCATCTGCAGACCGAAAAAGTCACGGTCCCCTCGCAAAAACATTAG
- a CDS encoding zinc-dependent alcohol dehydrogenase family protein, producing the protein MARAIVFHRHGGPEVLRIEDIDTPVPGLSEVRIRVKALGLNRAEALIREGTYIEKPTFPARLGLEASGIIDAVGAGVEGLSLSDAVSVIPPLSMTTYPTHGEFAVLPAGHIVKHPANLGWEEAAAVWMPFLTAYGALVDLAQLRPGEPVVITAASSSVGIAAIQIARRIGAIPLALTRTSAKRQALLDAGAEHVIATMEEPLPERLRQIAGSNNIRVILDAVGGPMVGALSDAMSKGGILIEYGGLDPLPTPFPLAAALSKSLTLRGYLVHELIRNSARLELAKAFIVEGLTSGAFTPQIARTFVFDDIVEAYRYLESNTQFGKVVVTL; encoded by the coding sequence ATGGCACGCGCTATCGTATTCCACCGGCATGGCGGACCGGAGGTGTTGCGGATCGAGGACATCGACACGCCTGTTCCTGGCCTCAGTGAGGTTCGCATCCGCGTAAAAGCGTTGGGGCTTAACCGCGCCGAAGCGCTGATCCGGGAAGGCACTTACATCGAAAAGCCGACATTTCCGGCACGGCTCGGACTTGAGGCATCCGGCATCATTGACGCGGTCGGCGCAGGCGTCGAAGGATTGTCGCTTAGTGATGCGGTCAGCGTCATTCCTCCGCTATCGATGACCACCTATCCGACCCATGGCGAGTTCGCCGTCCTGCCGGCCGGCCATATCGTCAAACACCCCGCAAACCTTGGCTGGGAGGAAGCCGCCGCTGTCTGGATGCCATTCCTGACGGCCTATGGCGCCCTTGTGGATCTGGCGCAATTGCGTCCGGGCGAGCCCGTTGTCATCACCGCAGCATCGAGCAGCGTGGGCATTGCCGCGATCCAGATTGCCCGCAGGATCGGCGCCATCCCTCTTGCGCTCACCCGCACATCGGCGAAGCGGCAGGCTTTGCTCGACGCCGGAGCGGAACATGTGATCGCCACCATGGAAGAGCCGCTTCCCGAGCGGCTGCGGCAGATTGCCGGTTCCAACAATATCCGGGTCATTCTCGACGCGGTCGGCGGGCCGATGGTCGGCGCGCTTTCGGATGCCATGTCAAAAGGCGGCATCCTCATCGAATATGGCGGTCTCGATCCGCTGCCGACACCGTTTCCACTGGCTGCAGCTTTATCAAAGAGCCTGACCTTGCGAGGATATCTGGTGCACGAACTCATCCGCAATTCGGCCCGCCTGGAACTTGCGAAGGCCTTCATTGTCGAGGGACTGACCTCCGGCGCGTTCACGCCGCAGATCGCCAGGACCTTCGTGTTTGACGATATCGTCGAAGCTTACCGCTATCTCGAATCCAACACGCAGTTTGGCAAGGTTGTCGTCACTCTTTAG
- a CDS encoding sulfatase-like hydrolase/transferase, producing MLLFGPRMRMSSQTDVSKRPNVVFITVDQWRGDLAPGRKSWLNTPNLDALAAEAVSFAAHYCQAYPCGPARASLLTGLYPHKHRSIQNGSPLDARHRTLFQAARAVGYAPILFGYTDTTLDPRQLTAGDPARANYENVAPGLDIGCLLDEAARPWIAHLIKKGINVPDPSKGRDQVFKLRNLGEPTVFDAEDSETAFLTDRFLAHLSTQGTEPLFAHISYIAPHPPFAAASHWLEQIDMQSVELPQIPYRAKAEHPLMQAYRNTLSVGSFVPNASGAPHQASPEVIRAIRRAYAALALEVDFHVGRIIDALKAGNSWENTIFILSGDHGEQLFDHGLLGKLGWFDASAHIPLIIRAPGMPGGKTIGAFTEAVDVFPTLIDLLGLEHDINLDGRSLLPHLMGQSTAWRDAVYWSHDFRNLRDLTFERQLSLPSALCNLHVVRTSEFKYVHFPGLPPVFYNLTEDPHESTDRTADPAMRTFRTEGLERLLNHRLSHENEELSCLQAVGDRLYGERYAQRQFGR from the coding sequence ATGTTGCTTTTCGGTCCGAGGATGCGCATGTCTTCGCAAACTGACGTCTCAAAACGCCCGAATGTGGTCTTCATCACGGTCGATCAGTGGCGCGGCGATCTTGCACCTGGCCGCAAGAGTTGGCTGAACACGCCCAATTTGGATGCCCTGGCGGCAGAAGCCGTGAGTTTTGCCGCGCATTATTGCCAAGCCTATCCATGTGGACCAGCCCGCGCCAGCCTGTTGACGGGACTGTATCCGCACAAACATCGCTCCATTCAAAATGGCAGTCCTCTGGATGCCCGGCATCGTACGCTGTTTCAGGCGGCACGCGCGGTAGGATATGCGCCCATTCTATTCGGCTACACCGATACGACGTTGGACCCGCGTCAGCTGACGGCCGGCGATCCGGCGCGGGCGAATTATGAAAATGTCGCTCCCGGCCTCGACATCGGCTGCCTGCTCGATGAGGCGGCGCGGCCATGGATCGCCCATCTAATAAAAAAAGGCATCAATGTTCCCGATCCGTCGAAAGGACGGGACCAGGTCTTCAAACTTCGCAATCTTGGGGAACCCACCGTCTTCGACGCCGAGGATTCCGAGACGGCCTTCCTCACCGATCGATTTCTGGCCCATCTTTCGACACAGGGGACCGAGCCCCTCTTTGCCCACATATCCTATATCGCACCGCATCCACCGTTTGCCGCAGCGAGCCATTGGCTTGAACAGATCGACATGCAGTCTGTCGAGTTGCCCCAAATTCCTTACAGGGCGAAAGCCGAACACCCATTGATGCAAGCCTACCGAAACACGCTCAGTGTTGGAAGCTTTGTTCCGAACGCGAGCGGAGCGCCGCACCAAGCCTCCCCCGAGGTGATCCGCGCCATTCGCCGGGCCTATGCCGCACTCGCCCTGGAGGTCGACTTTCACGTCGGGCGTATTATCGACGCGCTAAAGGCTGGGAATTCGTGGGAGAACACGATTTTCATCCTATCCGGCGACCATGGTGAACAGCTTTTCGATCATGGCCTGCTGGGAAAGCTGGGCTGGTTTGACGCTTCAGCCCACATCCCGCTGATCATCCGGGCACCTGGAATGCCCGGCGGCAAGACCATCGGCGCGTTCACCGAAGCCGTCGACGTTTTTCCGACACTCATCGATCTCCTGGGCTTGGAACACGATATCAATCTCGATGGCCGAAGCCTTCTGCCGCATCTGATGGGGCAATCGACGGCGTGGCGGGATGCCGTATATTGGAGCCACGATTTCCGGAATTTGCGCGACCTCACATTCGAACGCCAACTGAGCCTGCCTTCCGCACTCTGTAACCTTCATGTCGTCCGCACATCGGAATTCAAATACGTCCATTTTCCCGGCCTTCCGCCGGTCTTCTACAACCTCACAGAAGACCCTCACGAGTCAACCGATCGCACCGCCGATCCCGCAATGCGGACATTTCGCACCGAAGGCCTTGAACGGCTGCTCAACCATCGGCTCAGCCATGAGAACGAAGAACTGTCCTGCCTTCAAGCTGTGGGTGACCGGCTCTATGGAGAGAGATACGCGCAACGTCAGTTTGGACGATGA
- a CDS encoding ABC transporter ATP-binding protein — MSTPISINSITKSFNDKPALRGINLQIKKGEMIALLGSSGCGKTTLLRIIAGLAKPDGGRILFGDKDVTALTVQKRRIGMVFQGYSLFPNMTVRENIGFPLKVAGEASKLIAKRVDELLHLTGMSERADHHPNQLSGGQQQRTALARALAPNPDVLLLDEPLSALDAQVRHHLRDEIARIQKAVGTTAILVTHDQAEALAIADRVVIMQGGYIDQVASPEELYDRPATEFAANFVGTRNRILLEPRDGMLRLGDFFTLPSPAQSGPVPIFVRAEDLMICGDGKGLRAQVEARLYQGPVTRLNLVAEGPDGQIRLSLDAASRDVRTVRAGDQLNVAFRSEDAHVFAN, encoded by the coding sequence ATGAGCACCCCGATCTCAATCAATAGCATCACGAAGAGCTTCAATGACAAGCCTGCCCTGCGCGGCATCAATCTCCAGATCAAAAAGGGAGAGATGATTGCGCTGCTTGGAAGCTCGGGATGCGGCAAGACCACATTGCTGCGCATCATCGCAGGGCTTGCCAAGCCGGATGGCGGACGTATTCTGTTTGGAGACAAGGATGTCACCGCATTGACCGTGCAAAAGCGCCGTATTGGCATGGTGTTTCAGGGGTATTCGCTGTTCCCGAACATGACCGTCCGTGAAAACATCGGCTTTCCGCTCAAGGTCGCAGGTGAAGCGTCCAAATTGATTGCCAAGCGGGTTGACGAATTGCTGCATCTGACTGGGATGTCGGAGCGGGCCGATCACCATCCGAACCAGTTGTCCGGCGGCCAACAGCAACGCACCGCTCTGGCCAGAGCACTTGCTCCAAACCCGGATGTCCTCTTGCTGGACGAACCTTTATCGGCACTGGACGCGCAAGTTCGCCATCATTTGCGCGATGAAATCGCACGTATCCAAAAGGCGGTTGGCACAACGGCAATCCTCGTCACGCATGATCAGGCCGAGGCGCTGGCCATCGCCGATCGCGTCGTCATCATGCAAGGCGGATATATCGATCAAGTTGCCAGCCCCGAAGAACTTTACGATCGCCCGGCAACCGAATTTGCTGCCAATTTCGTTGGGACACGCAATCGAATTCTCCTTGAGCCACGGGACGGCATGCTTCGCCTTGGAGACTTTTTCACGCTGCCGTCACCGGCGCAGAGCGGCCCCGTGCCGATCTTCGTTCGCGCCGAAGACCTGATGATCTGTGGCGACGGAAAGGGGCTGCGGGCCCAGGTCGAGGCCCGGTTATATCAGGGGCCTGTCACGCGCCTCAACCTCGTCGCCGAAGGTCCCGATGGCCAGATTCGCCTCAGCCTCGACGCTGCAAGCCGCGACGTAAGAACTGTGCGCGCTGGAGACCAGCTGAATGTTGCTTTTCGGTCCGAGGATGCGCATGTCTTCGCAAACTGA